One region of Eupeodes corollae chromosome 1, idEupCoro1.1, whole genome shotgun sequence genomic DNA includes:
- the LOC129944635 gene encoding muscle-specific homeobox protein tinman-like, whose protein sequence is MLQQHQQPPQQQGYYEYNHPSPGSLTNSDSCNTTPFSVKDILNLVNQNEPYTGCHMDGTSSATNLYPDYDRYPDPAAMVPHGYIAQGQIYSSYDYNNSPHHPHPHSHPHSHHHPSLHQAYQYTPQYYPTATPQGFTYPYADIPPNGTHTHVLLNDGTYMKQEVMPPSYVTPSPTLDLNSSAEVDVCASRSSCPSSEKDPAVPAQISGSPCNEITSQHVKELETICDFDDTDDTDATQQKDSTHVTSSRSELRKNGKPRAKRKPRVLFSQAQVLELERRFRQQKYLTGAEREVIAHKLNLSATQVKIWFQNRRYKSKRMECDNGCADPSAASKCSLDWKKYPVVGVYGVESRKSSPMEGMTMHMHGSVGIVPVGSGAAQPPPYPSNVTNHSGGVGGVKYELPANNHHEPDVHFVNAYEPPKAYWL, encoded by the exons atgctacaacaacatcagcaaccACCTCAACAACAAGGATATTACGAATACAATCACCCGAGTCCTGGAAGCTTGACAAATTCCGATTCATGCAATACGACGCCATTTTCAGTGAaggatattttgaatttggttaATCAGAATGAACCTTATACTGGTTGTCACATGGATGG caCCAGTTCTGCAACAAACCTCTATCCTGACTATGATCGCTACCCAGATCCGGCGGCGATGGTTCCGCATGGATACATTGCTCAAGGTCAGATTTACTCATCGTACGATTACAACAACAGTCCACACCATCCACATCCGCATTCGCATCCACACAGCCACCATCATCCATCCTTGCATCAAGCATATCAATACACCCCTCAATACTACCCCACAGCAACTCCTCAAGGATTCACCTACCCGTATGCCGATATTCCTCCAAACGGTACGCATACCCATGTCCTTCTTAACGATGGAACTTATATGAAACAGGAAGTAATGCCACCATCTTATGTAACACCCTCACCTACGTTAGACTTAAATAGTTCAGCCGAAGTCGACGTTTGCGCAAGTAGGTCATCCTGTCCTAGTTCGGAGAAGGATCCAGCGGTGCCAGCACAAATTTCCGGCAGTCCTTGCAACGAAATCACTTCCCAACATGTCAAGGAACTTGAGACGATATGTGACTTCGACGATACTGATGATACGGATGCGACACAACAGA aAGACTCCACCCACGTGACTTCGTCACGCTCTGAATTGCGAAAGAATGGTAAACCTCGAGCCAAACGAAAGCCTCGCGTCCTGTTCTCCCAAGCTCAAGTTCTCGAACTCGAACGCAGATTCCGTCAGCAGAAATACCTCACCGGTGCCGAACGTGAAGTTATCGCTCACAAATTGAATCTTTCTGCGACCCAGGTGaaaatttggtttcaaaatcgCCGTTACAAGTCGAAACGTATGGAATGTGATAATGGCTGTGCAGACCCATCGGCTGCCTCAAAGTGCAGCCTCGACTGGAAGAAGTATCCAGTTGTTGGAGTTTATGGTGTCGAATCGAGGAAGTCATCGCCAATGGAGGGCATGACAATGCATATGCACGGATCAGTAGGAATTGTACCAGTTGGTTCAGGGGCAGCGCAACCCCCTCCATATCCATCAAACGTCACTAACCATAGTGGTGGGGTTGGTGGAGTTAAATATGAACTACCTGCGAATAACCATC